The following is a genomic window from Manihot esculenta cultivar AM560-2 chromosome 9, M.esculenta_v8, whole genome shotgun sequence.
ATTTGTTGtcaacttaaaaaattaaaataaattaaattcataagAATTCATTcaaattttttcttataaaataaattatttcaaataaaatattagtgaAATTGTTAAATATGtctcccttctagaggtttcacCAGCTAAAATTCATCTTGTTACGAAGGACCTACTAAAATGAGACATGCTGTGAGAAGGGGAACTCTTTTTCCACGGGCGTCCTTAATCCGTGTTCTCTTCTCCGGTTTTGGGCCAGGCAATCTCAATACCATATGGCCACGCCTTTTGTTGTCAATTGGGAGAGAGAGAGCAACTAATATACATAAATATGAACCGTGTATTCATAATCAAGTCCATCATTGCCAATATTTTTCAATCATCAATGAGATTGTGAGTACGATTTAATCCCTTTCTGCTCATTTTTGTTACCCGTTTTGATGTTTGCATGTGGGAAAACCAATACCACAGCAATTTCATTTCCATTATCTTTACTCGCTAATGGTGGAGACAGATAGTTAACAAGCAAACATCTTGTACACTTGTTAAGCACAAGAATCCCAACTAATGTTACATGTTGCATAGTCTTGAAAAATCATTAACAAGTCAACAAATTTAAGCCTTCTCTTGCATCTCAACTAGACATCCTAGAAATTCCAGAAGCAGATCTACAAATAGCTACACAAGAAGCTAAAAACATCTAATGATACAATTCACTCTGATGCAATTAAAAAATACAGTACGCTGAAGCCATCCAATCTGGCTGAAGTAGGGCAGGCCCCGAGCAACACCCTCTGACAGGGGAGTAGCAGCAGCTAGATTGTAACGATGAAAGATGCACTTGAATTTGCCATAAATGATTCAGACTCTATCAACAGAGTAGGTCTCATTGCAGGCATGATAGAATATCCTTCAGTAGCATATTCATCTTTAGATCAAAATGGAACATGCTCATAACTTTCAGTTGGACCACACATGAACTAAACCATGCCTATTGCCAGTATAGATCTCATTACGCTCTTCATCATAGAAAAGTGCTGTTATGTCTTCCAAAGCCTCTGCAACTGTACTTATAGGTGAATGAATCCGCTTAGAGCTACTGCCACTGGGTTCATCACATTTAGGATTGCCATTGCTAGCATTTATTTTGGCCAAGCACTTTCCTGTCAAGATGTTGCTGACATTGATAGAACCAGCTGCACCACAAAGCTAATTATGAGATGAAATGAAATAACCTTCCTCATGCTAACACTCTAGTAAATCACAATAAAGAAGAGCCGAAAAATCTTGAATGAGTAAAGATACTATCAGAATGAGACAAAATACCTATTAAGATCTAACAATTTATCAACCACCAGGTTATCCAGGTAGACTTCCACTATATTGAGTTACTGACATGTTCTATTTGCATCCACTGATTTTCTCCTTTATAGCAACTCCCAAAATTAAAGGAAGAAGAGGATGACTATTCTGATAGTTTCAACCAATCACAATGATATTGAAGCTAGCAAAGATTGTAGCACTCAGCTAAAATCACAAACTGCCTAAACAGACCATAAGTGTTAACCAAAAATGTAGCACGAAAAGGTACCTTTTCCTTCCATCCACTGGTCCTCAGATTCAGCTTTGCAGTAAGAAATAATAAGATCCTGATCacttgttatgtatatgttatttGTGTTACAGTCAGGATGCCATAAGAGGTGATCCTCAAATGAAGTTACAAGCTCCCCACGAAAATTCCAAACTGCAACAGTCCTATTTCTGAAAGTTAAGAACAACTGGTTCTCATAGAGAAAGATAAATGCAGAGGGAGTCATGAACTCGGTTCTGCTAACTTCCATTAGCTCTGCATTTCGAACCTGCGTAACggaatatataaatattgatataaaaaCAATGCTAATGCATGCAAGAGGATGCTTAAATAGACACAGAACTCACATCAAGGATCTGGAGATTCTCATTTTCCTGCTTAACAAGAAGCTTCTCATTGAATTGTTCGATGAAGTCCACCTTCTTATTCCGATGAAGCAGATGGTTGAAGGCTTTTAGAACTGTTCCATCTTCTATTGATAAAATCTTAAGAGGCACATGGCTAGTTGCTCTATTGAAAATCAACAACATGATTCCTGGACTGATGCAaataatataacatatttatgaGTGAAAAGAACCAAATaggaggaagaaaaaaaaaacaagggcAAAAACTTGGCACACATTTCGAAAGTTATTCAATAAGGCAACTGAATAAGAAAAACCAGGCATTAGTTTCTGAAAACCCTCAGATGAAAAtcgtatataaataatatatagaaagaCATGATTAACAAGGTTTGTGGCCCGCAATATACTCATGCAAAGGCTCTTAGGTTTGAGTGTTCCCTTATAGTAACTATTCTTATAACTAAAAGTTCCATTAGAATGATAGAGACCAACCACAAGTTCACAGAGGGATTACCTGATTTTGATTTCTTGTACATGTTTATCTGATATAGAGTACAGCATTGTATAGTTTTTAAGGTCAAAAACCTTGTAAACACTGGCcacagaaatttattaaaaaggaACGTTAGATTTGGTAATGAAACATTTTACAATCACAGAGTAAAACGACTGAAAAGATACCTGTCTTGGGCAGAGTACGTTAGAACCTTTCCATTAACATCATCAAACTCTACAAACCCTGGCCACTTCAAGGACTCAGACTCAAAAAGAGCAAAACCAGCATCTGGCTTGCCCCTCCTTATGTACCTAACAATTTAAATTCAAAGCACTAATTTcacaattttttctaaaaaatactataataaAATTGACATTAACAATGATATATTCAACGACAAGAAGATATTAACATACTCAATTCTAGTTGATCTGCATTTCAAGGAGCTGAAGTTGTCTGAAGCATAAACTGAAACTGTGATGAGGGAATCATTGTTCTTATTATAGAACAAGCTTCGAATTACTTCATCAGGACTCACATTCAGAAAACATATCCTCTGATTTGTTTCTGCACTTATGGTCATCAAAAGCATGAGTTACAATCATCATGCTTCACTCAATATTAcatacccaaaaaaaaaaatccttaatGATACTTAATAGTTCTTTGCAATATCATAATCTCTTGTATTACCTCTACTAAAAGCCGCACAAACACCAGAATGTGCAAGTGCAAAGACAATATCCCGTGCAGCTACAATCTCTATGACTTTAGTTCTCTTCATCAAAAAGGGTAGAACTACTGAACAATGGCCCTTGGGATCATGAGTATCATACTCTTCCTAAAAGAAAGTAAACCAGACTCAATAAATAAGTCTTTCTTGCAACtgaaaaataagaataataacACTGAATATTCCATACCCATGTTAAAAGAGATGGACCAGATCAAAACTTATTTCTTTTCTGACGCCCATAAATAACAACAAAAAccagaaaaaaattaagagtGGACATGAATCAGCAACATTCTCAGTTCATAGACAAGGCACCATCTTGTAACAAGTAGTAGTAGTAACTGAGACATCTAATGGAAAGCTACAATCATATCAGACTTTGAAGAGACTCGTAAAATTACAACTTCTTTTCTTTCCCCATCATAACAGAATTTGGGAATTTGACCAAAAttttgttaaaagaaaaaaaataacggGGAAACTGGTGAAATGCGAGCAATTGGGGAGGGGGacgaagagagaaagagagagaatacCGTCAAACTCATATTGCGAAACCTCTCCTGGGCATTGCTCATACTGAAAGCACGATCTCGCTTAGAAGAAATTTCGCGCCTCTGCAACTTCTTAACAGTGTTGGCAAATCCATTGGCAAGAGGCCTTTTCTTCGCCAATATCCTCCTTCCCGAGCACGGCCTGGGATTCGCCGATATCCTCCTCCCTTCCATCCTCCTAAGGTAGTTGTATTTCACCGCCTGACCCGAGAGACGGAGAAGGAAATCAACACCCCCCCTCCCTCTCAATCTCTTCACCTTGAATTTCAATTCTACCCTGTTTACAGAAACCCTAAAAcagaagaaagaaataaagaaagagtACTCACTTCTCGGCCCCGAGGCCAAACCCTAAATTATTGAAacagaaaggaaaggaaaagcaTAGAAGTCGAAATCAATTGCTTGAGCAAAAaccctctctctgtctctctcttcGAGTCGGTCACTGCTATCTctccaaaaaccaaaaatatcaGGAGGAGCCTgccattaatatattattttttctattcaaTTTAaacttttgaattaattttaagctttcatttgatttaaaaaaaaaaaaaaagaaaaaaaaaaaagggaaaaccATGTGCTCATTATTGTGGATTGAAacggtaaaattattttttctaaaaaataaataaatattattaaaataaatatgaaaaaagttattttatattttaatatactcgaaataaaaataattttaaaaaactccTACCACCATATCCgtgcataaaaaaattatgaaaattatttttttattaaaaatatttttttaaaaaaaaatttgtatttttttaactttaatacacttaaaattaaacaatatgaaataaattattttattacaaaatatttttataaaaaatacacaGAAaacatttttttgaaaaaaatattttctaaatataaattattttttataaataaattaaaattatatttattacaataataaaatatctctttatttttaaaattaatttttttatcctgAATTTTGGATAAATAGAAATATGTTAAACAAAGATTTAACACTAATTAATATAGATGAAATACCAAAAGAATGCTTATGAATACTAAAAATTCATTTACTGTCAAATTTTTAACCCCATTTTTATATCCAAGGAAAATAAAGGGAATGGGAAACATAGAGACACAGAgtaaaactaaatttattttattttttctgtttaattaaaaggaaattaaaaaaaaaaaggaggaaaataatatttataatttttcacgattcattataaaaaaaaaactaaatatttttcatttttttagccTTTTTCATGATTAATCATTAAAAGAAACTTTTAAAATgtcttaaaatatatttttgtttttctaaagccattctttttaattttttataaatttgtaattaaaatttaattgtactattaatgattttttaaaaattttataattaataactaatgtattgatttaaaattatttaaaagaaattaatttgatatattaaattaaatttttaaaaactcaaatgtATATAATTGATGTGATATAATAATcgctcaaaataaattataaaaatcacatGTCAAATATACGGTTTTAAAGGAAAACTTAAACAtcgtaacatttgatttttcaaaaatacatTCTCATCCATTTTTAGTAGAATGAAATTTAACGAAAAATTATCTAGCAGATAAAATTTAACAGATTCCATTACGTTTATAATCGCGAGATCTTTTATTCAccagataaatttttaaaatatctaataATCAAATTCAACCTTTTTACAGATATACATTCTTATATATTCATCGATTTTATGCGTTTACTTGAATATGGAGGtgattaatatttatatccACCCCTCACattaatagtaaattaatttaaataatataatcactatttactttaaaatttaaatttaattataaaatcattatccacttgtaaatttatatatataattaaaattttattaactttaaattaatttaaataattatcaattttaaaatttaaatttaattatatatttataaacaaCTAGATAAAGTAgataacattttatttatttataattgaaaattctaaaagttaaaatttattaaaattcaataaattattattattataagtagTAATTTAATTCTCctaaattaaaactaataaatttaaaaattaatttcacttgtataatattataaatattttttattctaaataaatattataataaaaattattactataatattataaatattttttattctaaataaatattataataaaaattattactataaatattaaataaattaatgttataattatttttttttttgaaatagggagtTGGGGGAATCCAACCTTAGATCTCTCAGATTTATCAGGATACACTTTCCATCAGACTAAGTCTCGGAgtgcattaatgttataattattaaatgttatatgttataaaatagaatataaaaaatttacaataattattaattatagctattttaatttactatttatattattctaatttataaatttaccgATAGATACAAATATTTAAGACTAGTAGAATAATCAAGAAGATTACttataaatatcattaaaagaataaaataaaattttatgataataattagAATATCAAGCATTAGATAAATGTTGTTTATTTATGAGTACAATcatttatcaaaataattattaaaaaaaaagataaagacaCAAAAATTCTTCGATATAAATTAAGTTATAGTTTTATAAATCAAATGAAATAGTGGGATTTCACATTGTGGATAATGATATTATTATTCTCCagtgttataatttttttactactcttaaaattattatttacttttttaataatatataaattaattattataattttcttttatttttaaaatttgcttaaaatatcttttaatatttaataaaaatttaatattttaaaaaaatataaaatatattttttaatatgtataaaaaggtaaagtagacaaaaaaaaattataaaatggtgagagtattatttaatttaatattagatttgtTAGAAAATATGAAAGTTTTGAATGTACAAAATACAATcaggttaaaattttaaattaataattattaaaatacatttaaatattaattaattaccatgaattaaatttaaaaactaaaaattcaAATCTAATAGCTAAACATTGTGataagattttaatattttaatatttttaattaatatttaaatttgttattttaataattttacctcaaaaattttaattttttatttattaaaatttaaaattgttaataattaTCCTCTCTAATtaccaaataaaattaattaaatttaaaaataataaacttgcattaattttagataataaatatctaaaatcattttaagtgatatttaaaataatttattaatttaaaattatttgtataataaaattattatatatttttaaattttaaaacaggataaataaataaatagtttagGGTATAATCGGCAATCATAATATTCATTTCTCTTTACACTTTCACAATAGATATTCCAGTAATTATATGGTTAGAAAGATAAATATATGTTGAGAAAAAAGCATATTAGAACTGAATATGTGGATCCTTTAAGAGTTTTTCGAAAGATTTAGCGGACGAGATAAAACTACTTTTCAAATTGAATCATTTTTCATTTAATGGAGATATTTGCTATTCAGTATGAACCATTAATAGCAGTCAATCAAAAATTAATTCTGTTAGAAAGAaatctaatatttatttaagaaaaatgcaaaaacattgcaaaaaaaaaaaaaaaagaaaagaaaaatagatgGGAGAGCCGCCCATGAGTTTGATGGTCACCTAAGGGAAATAATTTAGGAAGATTACTATTCTTATAGCATCATCATATGGAGAAACCTCAACCATCCTCTTTAAATggtaaattaaaaagttaaatttattcGTCAATTATATAAtgatatgaaaatattaaatttatttatttttaatttaaatttatttataaattatcattaagaatctaaataaaacaaaataaatttaaaaaaatgtaacTGATACTAATAAATGACATGCCTTTATTTagtcttttaataataatttaaggtTTGGactaacaaataaaatttaatatttttgattTAATATGGTGATAAATACGTGATGAATATTTTTGATTGATTTAACATAATGGTAAGTGCATGAATATTTTTGATTGATTTAACATGGTGGTAAGTGGATGATAATAGTGGGAGATCTCATATTCTACTCCCTCAATTCCTaatcctatttcaaaaaaaaatatattatttttaattatcttatttttgaaaaaaattaatcaatcaaTTAATATAACATTCTTATACACTGATAGTTTAATATTACAGGATAAGACAAAAACTTAGTAAATACTATTTGGAATTGAATAAGAATTTCATCCTCTCCATAAGACGCATATAATCATGTGGATAATAAGAATACGAGATAAAAATCGAAGTAGAAAATAActcaaaaatataaatatgaaaactaCAAACATGTTTAGGTCTCCTGTGAAAACTCTATATGCCTATAATCAGGTGGATAATAGAAATACGAGATAAGAACCGAAGTAGAAAACAACTCAaagatataaatatgaaaactaCATACATGTTAAGGTCTCCAATGAGAaagtatgtttttttttttatactctTCTGCCAGCAGAAAggataacaataataattaaaaaaaaaaaaaaaacaaaattaaaaagcggataaagaaaacataaaaatgcTTCCTATAGTTTTCCTTGCACTCGTAAAACTTTGTGGTTTCCTATGAACCTCTAGAGAAATACTCTGTGAAAGAAAGAGCGCGTTGCACTTCCGATGATCAAGTTGTCTCAAAATTATAATCTTTCCCAATGACCTGAGCCAATTCCGCAGAAAAGTTTTGACGCCTTGCCACTAGCAAAACTTTTGTTAGTATGATCTAATTGGATCACGACAATTTCATTCAAAAAAATTCAGGGCGGAGATAATCGATACTACATATTACgattcaaaactcaattaatGACATTGACCAGTTCGACTACAGATCCAATGGCTGCAACCCCACCCCTTTCAAGCAGAGAGAGAGCTAACTCACATTCATGCCATCCTCTCAACCCACTGGCCAATTTCTTCAGAGTTTCCACCCTCACTTCTTGAATCCAAGCTGGAGTAAAACTCACCACTAAATGTACTAAACAAGAGACATAAGCTTTCCAAGTGGCTGGATGACAGCCAAGTGATATGTTTCCTTCCAATACCCCTGCCAAAAAGTCCATGTGGGCCCCTACTATATGGGCCCTTCTAGACAGTGCCCATGCTGGAGATCTGGCCCCAACGCCCCATGCATAAGACCCTGTGAAAATCAACAAGTATGCCATCGCATATCCTTCCACTATACGGGAAACTACACTCACCCCACCATGTTTCGCATCCCTGGACGAGAGCAACCAGGTTGGGATAGTCTCCATGTAAAGCTCTTGAACTAGATTCATCCCACCTGACACGCAAACAAGGCTTGCACCCAGCATGGCTGCCTCCCTCGCCTTTGTAGCAGCAAGGGATAAAGATGCTTGGCTAGACTTCAGGCGAGAGGACTTTGAGCTTGGCCATCTTGCAGTTGATTCCCTAGCATGTTCTCCTACAAGACTTGTAATCAAACCATTGACATACTGAATATCCTGTATTGTCTGACAAGAGCGAAGGTAAAGAAAACCTGGTGCCAAGGATCCAATAACACCAGGAACCCCTATAGTGCTACCCAGTAGACCACACACGCTGCTCTGATAGGTTAACAAAGATGTGGAAGCATTAACTGATCCTAAGAATGATGAGAAGCAACTTCTTAGAAGCTGAGCAACTGCTTCTTTATTTTGCCTGAACACAGAGCGAGCACAAGATACAACTATGTAATCATGCCACCGACGGACCTTTTGGGACCACAGAGAGCCAATTATAGGAACGCTGGGCCAAGGGCAACCTGATGCACAGTTCTCCAAAGCTGGCCCAACTACAGCATGAATGTGATCAAGGCCCTTGTTGAGTTTGAAAGTAATGGTTAAACTGACCAGAGCTGCCATTGGCAACGGAAGCATGACAGGTGAAAGCCCTGCAGCTGCAAAAAGTTAGAAAGActtcagaaaataaaataagtaatcTTATTATCTAGCAAAATATCAATATGTGTTATTTGTTAAACATCCAATTATTAGAAACAGTTTAgctaacaacaacaacaacaaaaataaaacttatcCCCTGACTTCTCAGGGTCCAGGAAACAGTTTAGCCAAATggcaaaaatcataaaaattccaCAATGAGGAGGAGAAAACAAAAAATACACTGAATACAAACTAGCAACAAGGAAAGGGCCCCCTCAAAAGCAGCCATATTCCAAACAGTTCTCCTGAGTGCAAttagtaatcaaaataaaaaagggAGCAGTCTAACGGATCTCTAGCTGTGGAGAGTGAGTGATAAGAAAATTAAGCTagacctaactcaccccaaacccccccccccaaaaaaaaaaagaagaagcaaGCTCAAGAGCGAAGGTATACATTATCCACATATCTAATCGATATGGAATACTAAATGAACCCTCACACCCAGGGTTAACACTTGGAGTGGGACACTTTTGGGAGGCCTAACATCAATTAAGAAAATAGACCTAGGCATAACTCACTCTAAAAAGCTGGCTcaaggagagagagagggagaggatGGAGGATTAGCCAAGTTTTATAAGGGACACATTACCACGTATCTAATTGATGTGGGATCCTTAATATAGACCATTATTTATTGTACTAGTAGAAGTTTAAGGCTTGCAACTTGAAGGAGGTGCAGAACAAATCTTAAGAGCATAACCACTTCAAGCAAAAATATCAAAGGTAGAATTCTCCCGTCTAAAGAATCTTCTTCAGCAAACCATAACTCAGTAGTGTTACCCATTTATAACCCAAAAATGCAAACATTAACGTGCACATTTCATTGCACAACACTTTGTTGTTGCTCAAGTATACATATCTTTATATAAACTGTCAACTCAAAATGAAATTAGAATAGATTATTGTTATATAAGAcagcatgaaatttaaagtaTCTGGTTAAACCTACCAGAGGAACAGCTTGGAAAATCAACTCCTGCAACAGAAAGTATTTCTTTCATTTCAGCCTCAATATATGGAAGGACAGCTGCTGGACTAGGCCAATCTGTTCCATTCATTGGAACTGGTTTCCATGTACCTCGAGTAATTTCTGCAGCAAAATAACTGATAATAGCTCCAATAGATGCAGGAAAAAAGTCAATGAGGTCCCTCAGGCCTGCAAGCATACAAGAGCCTTTTAGGTGCTGTGCTCATATGATGATTAATTGAAAACACACACCATAAAGAGACTTCAGTTTTATTTCCAATAAACATGGCCTTTTTTCTGCTAATGATAAGAAAGAAATTTCAAGCCAAAGAATGGATTAATCAACGGTTAGCACaatcaaaaaaaagaaaagaaaatctcaAAAATTCTTCAACAAACAAGAAAGGGTAGCCTCTATCAACCTGTTGTCAAGTCCCGCGATGAAAGCTTTCCATGAGCACAAGCTGTTAATACTGCCTCAAGCACAAAAGGGATGGCCTCTAACACTTCCCAAGCAGGAAGCATGGGTCTTTGCTGAGGATCTTCTCCACCACTTGAAGTGGACCCACATAAACTGTTGCTTGATAAAGTTGAGGAATTCCCCGAAGAAGTCCCAGTTTTAGTCATTTTTGAGTAAATCATGTTTAAAATTTTGTTAGCAACCTGATGAACAGGATTTCCATTACAGAGTCCAGACAATGTTGAAGCGACACATGACTTGTTCTGACAATACCAAGCTCGTAATTTGGGATAAAAATCAATATATACAGGCTTATCAGATGTTGATTGAAACTGGACTGAGTCACTGTTTATTTCATTTGAAGCAGCAGAATTATGTGATGCAATGCGGCTATTGCGCAACAGTAAAAGGTACTCCAAAGTAAGCCCACCCCCAAATGCTCCTCCTCCTGACAACCACTGGTCAAGAGGGGGTCTATAGAATTTCCATAGACGGAGAAGAAAGAGAAATGCATTAGAAAAAACCATGTAAATCGAGGGCTCATCACTTGAGTTTGATATGTTAGTTGATGTAGGAACAAGTGACCCATATACCTCACAAAGAGGCATTAAAGAAGCAGCTACTTCAGGAATCTGTATGTAGAAACACAAAGAGATCAGggtgtaagaaaaaaaaatcattgtgTAAACAGCAGCATAATCCAGAGTAGTTGAAGCACCAGCTATCCAAGGGGTCGATAATCAATATAGGTGCTTTAGTTCCTGTTGGAACCCTAGTAACAAAATAAACTATCAGAAACCTAAATTGCCCACTAAGCACCTAAATTTTCAAGATATTCATCTTGTGATAGTCCAA
Proteins encoded in this region:
- the LOC110622505 gene encoding mediator of RNA polymerase II transcription subunit 33A isoform X4, whose protein sequence is MIIKSVDAALQLSHTYRVQVQELGQVLVLFFFSIVVGLIDSTFNDWGLLMKTPDGPSGPFGSADNKDMDVDARGNYNVGRYEHLELLRKTNSLFAIEVLVKLTESRKAMVLLRIVYLNMPEIFNGLLQRLLFYKANKLASSNAESANQLLERLLANIQRVYDSEYQLNRHQIIRMLIDIKPCKHMSYCNSESGQSSRWVSLDIYMENAMDGKQLHIRPSVAILTEAIKTLQVLNRASWQETFLALWLSALRLVQRERDPVEGPIPHLESRLCILLTIVPLAIANILEDEARFSSSSVQGAGKSGGMESTLEHQVEGNGQTSRKHELILSLQVLGDFSGLLCPPSSVIGAANSAALVAASFISNSNNTKSGLVDANRTDPSINAGGNMRHLIVEACITRNLIDASAYYWPGYVSTSVISLVSDLPPVQKSPWLTFMEGAPLDNSLVNLLLTTPAPSLAEIEKLYHIALDGSAEEKSAAAKILCGASLTRGWNIQEHVVCHVVKLLSPPIPSTHNGQRSHLVDYVPMLNAILFGVSTIDNVQMLSLHGVIPEVAASLMPLCEVYGSLVPTSTNISNSSDEPSIYMVFSNAFLFLLRLWKFYRPPLDQWLSGGGAFGGGLTLEYLLLLRNSRIASHNSAASNEINSDSVQFQSTSDKPVYIDFYPKLRAWYCQNKSCVASTLSGLCNGNPVHQVANKILNMIYSKMTKTGTSSGNSSTLSSNSLCGSTSSGGEDPQQRPMLPAWEVLEAIPFVLEAVLTACAHGKLSSRDLTTGLRDLIDFFPASIGAIISYFAAEITRGTWKPVPMNGTDWPSPAAVLPYIEAEMKEILSVAGVDFPSCSSAAGLSPVMLPLPMAALVSLTITFKLNKGLDHIHAVVGPALENCASGCPWPSVPIIGSLWSQKVRRWHDYIVVSCARSVFRQNKEAVAQLLRSCFSSFLGSVNASTSLLTYQSSVCGLLGSTIGVPGVIGSLAPGFLYLRSCQTIQDIQYVNGLITSLVGEHARESTARWPSSKSSRLKSSQASLSLAATKAREAAMLGASLVCVSGGMNLVQELYMETIPTWLLSSRDAKHGGVSVVSRIVEGYAMAYLLIFTGSYAWGVGARSPAWALSRRAHIVGAHMDFLAGVLEGNISLGCHPATWKAYVSCLVHLVVSFTPAWIQEVRVETLKKLASGLRGWHECELALSLLERGGVAAIGSVVELVNVIN
- the LOC110622505 gene encoding mediator of RNA polymerase II transcription subunit 33A isoform X5, with the translated sequence MKTPDGPSGPFGSADNKDMDVDARGNYNVGRYEHLELLRKTNSLFAIEVLVKLTESRKAMVLLRIVYLNMPEIFNGLLQRLLFYKANKLASSNAESANQLLERLLANIQRVYDSEYQLNRHQIIRMLIDIKPCKHMSYCNSESGQSSRWVSLDIYMENAMDGKQLHIRPSVAILTEAIKTLQVLNRASWQETFLALWLSALRLVQRERDPVEGPIPHLESRLCILLTIVPLAIANILEDEARFSSSSVQGAGKSGGMESTLEHQVEGNGQTSRKHELILSLQVLGDFSGLLCPPSSVIGAANSAALVAASFISNSNNTKSGLVDANRTDPSINAGGNMRHLIVEACITRNLIDASAYYWPGYVSTSVISLVSDLPPVQKSPWLTFMEGAPLDNSLVNLLLTTPAPSLAEIEKLYHIALDGSAEEKSAAAKILCGASLTRGWNIQEHVVCHVVKLLSPPIPSTHNGQRSHLVDYVPMLNAILFGVSTIDNVQMLSLHGVIPEVAASLMPLCEVYGSLVPTSTNISNSSDEPSIYMVFSNAFLFLLRLWKFYRPPLDQWLSGGGAFGGGLTLEYLLLLRNSRIASHNSAASNEINSDSVQFQSTSDKPVYIDFYPKLRAWYCQNKSCVASTLSGLCNGNPVHQVANKILNMIYSKMTKTGTSSGNSSTLSSNSLCGSTSSGGEDPQQRPMLPAWEVLEAIPFVLEAVLTACAHGKLSSRDLTTGLRDLIDFFPASIGAIISYFAAEITRGTWKPVPMNGTDWPSPAAVLPYIEAEMKEILSVAGVDFPSCSSAAGLSPVMLPLPMAALVSLTITFKLNKGLDHIHAVVGPALENCASGCPWPSVPIIGSLWSQKVRRWHDYIVVSCARSVFRQNKEAVAQLLRSCFSSFLGSVNASTSLLTYQSSVCGLLGSTIGVPGVIGSLAPGFLYLRSCQTIQDIQYVNGLITSLVGEHARESTARWPSSKSSRLKSSQASLSLAATKAREAAMLGASLVCVSGGMNLVQELYMETIPTWLLSSRDAKHGGVSVVSRIVEGYAMAYLLIFTGSYAWGVGARSPAWALSRRAHIVGAHMDFLAGVLEGNISLGCHPATWKAYVSCLVHLVVSFTPAWIQEVRVETLKKLASGLRGWHECELALSLLERGGVAAIGSVVELVNVIN